In the genome of Hymenobacter taeanensis, one region contains:
- a CDS encoding DUF4142 domain-containing protein has product MKTTKVFPQFLVASALLFSTGCATSNTGTSTSAGTTSGSSVGTGMSTNGVTGTADTGATLGTNNPGTDMRSSSSYPGVAPTGGTTSTDMAAFMGTFATMKDPVFLMTAASSNLLEIQLGQLAAQRASNAEVKRYGQMMVDHHTKATQQLKSVAIPLGVDLPQTMMPIHQAIADKVMAKSGKEFDEAYMDAMETAHKMDVAMFEVKEKAADTPTVKSFASQTLPLLRSHETMANEIEKKVD; this is encoded by the coding sequence ATGAAGACAACAAAAGTATTTCCACAATTTCTTGTTGCCAGTGCCCTGCTATTTAGCACGGGCTGTGCCACCTCAAACACCGGTACCAGCACCAGCGCTGGCACAACATCGGGGAGCTCGGTTGGCACGGGCATGAGTACCAACGGCGTTACGGGCACGGCCGATACCGGTGCCACGCTGGGCACTAACAACCCTGGTACTGATATGCGTTCATCCAGCTCGTACCCAGGGGTAGCTCCCACCGGAGGAACCACCTCAACCGATATGGCCGCTTTCATGGGCACGTTTGCCACGATGAAAGACCCTGTATTCCTGATGACAGCCGCCAGCAGCAACCTACTGGAAATTCAGCTGGGCCAGTTGGCTGCCCAACGAGCCTCCAACGCTGAAGTAAAGCGCTACGGTCAGATGATGGTAGACCATCACACCAAAGCCACTCAGCAACTGAAAAGTGTTGCTATACCCCTCGGTGTTGACTTACCCCAAACCATGATGCCCATTCACCAAGCAATAGCCGATAAGGTAATGGCAAAGTCAGGCAAAGAGTTTGATGAGGCCTACATGGATGCCATGGAAACGGCCCATAAGATGGACGTAGCCATGTTTGAGGTAAAAGAGAAAGCCGCTGATACGCCCACCGTAAAATCATTTGCTTCTCAGACGCTGCCTCTGCTCCGCTCACATGAGACCATGGCCAACGAAATAGAAAAGAAGGTTGATTAA
- the rpsT gene encoding 30S ribosomal protein S20 — protein sequence MANHKSALKRIRSNEAKRVLNRYQAKSTRTAIKKLRATTDASAAQELLQKVSSMLDRLAKKNIIHKNKAANNKSKLAKFVKTLAA from the coding sequence ATGGCAAATCATAAGTCGGCCCTGAAGCGCATCCGCTCCAATGAAGCGAAGCGCGTGCTGAACCGTTACCAGGCTAAATCCACTCGCACCGCTATCAAGAAGCTGCGTGCTACCACTGATGCTTCGGCTGCACAAGAGTTGCTGCAGAAAGTATCATCGATGTTGGACCGTCTGGCCAAGAAGAACATCATTCACAAGAACAAAGCCGCTAACAACAAGTCGAAGTTGGCTAAGTTCGTGAAGACGCTGGCTGCCTAA
- the pyk gene encoding pyruvate kinase, which translates to MEPRPHFNRTKIVATVGPASNTYEKLGMLIREGVDVFRLNFSHGSHEDHLSVINTVRRLNKDMRTHVGLLQDLQGPKIRLGEVEGGAVEIKAGDRIKLVCGEKEITTATRLSTIYLGLARDVKAGDMILIDDGKIELRVLATDRDKEVDVEVIYGGTVKPRKGINLPDSEVSAPSMTEKDIEDLKFGLENDVDWIALSFARRAEDIRFIKSLIAESGKTAKVIAKIETPEGLKNLDEIIALTDAVMVARGDLGVEVKMEEVPMAQKLIVEKCNKAGKPVIVATQMMESMITAPRPTRAETSDVANAVIDGADAVMLSAETAVGAYPAEVIRSMVATIMSVETRMPSLYNHWFPIDPTSQTFMVDSVLSAACHLAKNTGAKAITGMTHRGYTAFQIAKYRPKANIFIFTDNRSLLTTLSLIWGVRGFYYDRMISTDGTVSDIKYALTASGHLQKGDVFINTASMPINEKGKTNMVKVSVA; encoded by the coding sequence ATGGAACCTCGTCCGCATTTCAATAGAACAAAAATTGTGGCCACTGTTGGCCCCGCTTCCAATACGTACGAAAAGCTGGGTATGCTCATCCGCGAGGGAGTGGATGTCTTTCGCCTGAATTTCTCCCACGGCAGCCACGAAGACCATCTCTCGGTGATCAACACAGTGCGCCGCCTGAATAAAGATATGCGCACCCACGTAGGCCTGCTCCAGGACCTGCAGGGCCCAAAAATCAGGCTGGGTGAAGTAGAAGGCGGGGCCGTAGAAATTAAGGCCGGCGACCGGATTAAGCTGGTTTGCGGCGAGAAAGAAATTACTACTGCCACCCGCCTAAGCACTATCTACCTAGGCCTGGCCCGCGACGTGAAGGCCGGCGACATGATCCTGATCGACGACGGCAAAATTGAGCTACGCGTGCTGGCCACTGACCGCGACAAGGAGGTTGACGTTGAAGTTATCTACGGCGGTACTGTGAAGCCCCGCAAGGGCATCAATTTGCCCGATTCAGAAGTGTCGGCGCCGTCAATGACGGAGAAGGATATTGAGGACCTGAAGTTTGGCTTAGAGAACGATGTAGACTGGATTGCCCTCTCGTTTGCTCGCCGCGCCGAAGACATCCGCTTCATTAAGAGCCTGATTGCCGAGAGTGGCAAGACTGCCAAAGTAATTGCCAAGATTGAAACCCCCGAAGGCCTTAAAAACCTCGATGAAATCATTGCCCTCACCGATGCCGTAATGGTAGCCCGCGGCGACCTGGGTGTGGAGGTGAAGATGGAAGAGGTGCCGATGGCCCAGAAGCTGATTGTAGAAAAGTGCAACAAGGCCGGTAAACCGGTTATTGTGGCTACCCAGATGATGGAAAGCATGATTACGGCCCCCCGCCCTACTCGCGCCGAAACCAGCGACGTAGCCAACGCCGTGATTGACGGAGCCGATGCCGTAATGCTGTCGGCCGAAACGGCCGTGGGTGCCTACCCCGCCGAAGTTATCCGCTCAATGGTGGCCACTATCATGAGCGTGGAAACGCGCATGCCGAGCCTTTATAACCACTGGTTCCCCATCGACCCCACCTCGCAAACCTTCATGGTGGATAGCGTGCTGTCGGCGGCTTGCCACTTAGCCAAGAATACCGGCGCCAAAGCCATTACCGGCATGACGCACCGCGGCTACACCGCCTTCCAAATTGCCAAGTATCGGCCCAAGGCGAACATCTTTATCTTCACTGATAACCGTTCCCTTCTGACTACCCTAAGTCTGATTTGGGGTGTGCGTGGTTTCTATTATGACCGCATGATCAGCACCGATGGCACCGTATCGGATATCAAGTACGCCCTAACGGCCTCCGGACACCTGCAGAAGGGCGACGTGTTTATCAACACTGCTTCTATGCCGATCAACGAAAAGGGCAAAACCAACATGGTGAAAGTAAGCGTGGCCTAG